The genomic window GCCTCGGCGAGCAGCGCCTCGTCGATCGTGATGCCGGTCACGACGCGCGCCTGTGGGACGAGTTCGCGCTCCTCCCTGGGCGTCCGCGCGAGCGCGACGGTGTGCTCGGGCAACCGCTCGCGGAGGGTCTCGGCGTACGATTCCATCGACAGCCCTTCCGTCCCCTCTCGGAGGACGACGACGTCTGGATTCGTGCTCATATGCGGTGGTGTGCGTCCCGACGACGCGTTACCGTACGGTTGTCATCGATTCTCTTATCCCTTTTGTGTAGTCGACGTCAACACTGATTGTGTATAATTAAGTCACTGGGCCGCGTCAGCGACTCGCATGAACGTGCCGATCCGGGACCGACTCGTCAGCCTCCGACGGAGCCTGCACCGCCACCCCGAACCCGCGTGGCGCGAGTTCTACACCACGGCCCGCCTCGTCGAGGAGATCCGGGCCATCGGCGTCGACGAACTCGCCGTCGGGCCGGACGCCTACGACCCCGCCGACCGCATGGCCGTGCCTGACGACGACCTCGAGCCGTGGATCGAACGCGCCCGCGAGCGCGGCGCCGACGAGGCCCTGCTGGAGCGCATGAGCGGCGGTAACACCGGTGCGGTAGCGGTGATCGACCGCGGCGAGGGGCCCGCGATCGGGCTGCGCGTCGACATCGACGGGCTGTTCATCGAGGAGTCGACCGACGCGGACCACGACCCCGCGAGCGAGGGCTTTCGCTCGGAGATCGACGGGACGATGCACGCCTGCGGCCACGACGCCCACATGACCTGGGGACTGGCCGTCCTCCAGGCGATCAAAGAGAGCGACTTCTCGGGTCGCTTCGTGGTCTTCTTCCAGCCCGCCGAGGAGACCGGCGGCGGCGGGTGTCCGATGGCGAGAAGCGAGTTCGCGGACGGGCTGGACTACCTGCTCGCCGTCCACGTGGGCCTCGACCATCCCACGGGAGAGGTGATTGCAGGGATCGAGAAGCCGCTCGCGATGTGCCACGTCGATCTGACGATCGAGGGCACCTCCGCCCACGCGGGGAAGGCGCCCAACGAGGGCGACAACGCGATGCACGCGATGGGGGCGGCGATCGAGAACGCCTACGGCATCCCCCGCCACAGCGACGGGATGACCCGGGTGAACATCGGCAAGGCCGAGGCGGGGACCGCGAGCAACGTCATCGCCGAGCGCGCTCACATGGAGGCCGAAGCGAGGGGCGAGACGACCGCGTTGATGGAGTACACGCGGGATCGCCTCGAGCGGACGGTGCGGAACGCGGCCGAGATGCACGGCTGTCGGGCCGAGTTCGACGTCGTCAGCGAGTCGCCCCGCGCCGACAGCGACCCCGAACTGCAGTCGCTGGTCAGCGAGGTGGCGGGCGAGGTCAGGGGAATCGACCGCGTCGTCCCGGCGGCCGACTTCGGCGCGAGCGAGGACGCCACCTTCCTGATGGAGCGCGTCCAGAAAGACGGCGGCCTGGCGACGTACATGATCGTCGGCACCGACCACCCCACGAGCCACCACACGCCGACGTTCGACGTCGACGAGCGCAGCCTCGAGCACGGCGTCGACGTCCTCGTCGGCTCGATCCGGGAACTCGAGCGCCGGCATCCGGTCGCACGGACGGAGGCGGCGACGGACCCGGTCGCGGACGCCGGGGAGGGCGGCGAATGAGCGGGAACCGATCGACGAGCGGGCCGCTCGTCACCCGCGCGGACGTCGAGACGGCCCGGGAGCGCATCGACGACGTCGTCCACCGGACGCCCCTCGACACCTCGCGGACGTTCGCCGACCTGAGCGGCGCGGCCTCGGTCGGGCTCAAACTCGAGAACGTCCAGCGGACGGGCTCGTTCAAGATCCGCGGGGCGTACAACACGATGGCCCAGCTCTCGGACGCCGAACGCGAGGCGGGGGTCATCGCCTCGAGCGCGGGCAACCACGCGCAGGGCGTGGCGCTGGCCGGCCAGTTGCTCGGTATCGAGACGACCATCGTCGTCCCCGAGGTGACGCCTGCCGCGAAGATCGAGGCCACCCGCGGCTACGGCGCCGAGGTCGTCGTCGAGGGCGACATCTACGAGCGATCCTACGAGTACGCCGTAGAGCGCGCCGACGAGACCGGCGAGACGTTCGTCCACCCCTTCGACGACGCGGCGATCGTCGCCGGTCAGGGAACGATCGGTCTGGAGTTACTCGAGCAATACCCCGACCTCGACACCGTGCTGGTCGCGATCGGCGGCGGCGGGCTGATCGCGGGGATCGGGACGGTGCTGAAGGCCCACGATCCGGATATTCGAGTCATCGGGGTCCAGCCCGAAGGTGCGGCCCACGCGAAGCCGTCCCTCGAGGCCGGCGAGATCCGCCAACTCGAGGCCGTCGACACCGTCGCGGAGGGGATCGCGGACACGCGGATGCTCGAGACGACCTTCGAGATCGCCCGCGAGGTCGTCGACGACGTGGTCAGCGTGAGCGATCGCGAGATCGCCGCCGCCGTGGCGCTGCTGGCCGAGCGCGCGAAGACGGTCGCCGAGAGCGCCGGTGCGGCGCCGCTGGCGGCCGCGCTTTCGGACGAGGCGGCTCGCGACCTCGAGGGCGAGCACGTCGGCGTCGTCGTTTCGGGCGGCAACGTGAACCTCACCGAGCACGCGGAACTGACGCGAACGGGCCTGCACGAACTCGAGCGCTACGCGGACGCGAGGCTCGCCGTCGAGGGGTGGCCGA from Haloterrigena sp. KLK7 includes these protein-coding regions:
- a CDS encoding amidohydrolase, giving the protein MNVPIRDRLVSLRRSLHRHPEPAWREFYTTARLVEEIRAIGVDELAVGPDAYDPADRMAVPDDDLEPWIERARERGADEALLERMSGGNTGAVAVIDRGEGPAIGLRVDIDGLFIEESTDADHDPASEGFRSEIDGTMHACGHDAHMTWGLAVLQAIKESDFSGRFVVFFQPAEETGGGGCPMARSEFADGLDYLLAVHVGLDHPTGEVIAGIEKPLAMCHVDLTIEGTSAHAGKAPNEGDNAMHAMGAAIENAYGIPRHSDGMTRVNIGKAEAGTASNVIAERAHMEAEARGETTALMEYTRDRLERTVRNAAEMHGCRAEFDVVSESPRADSDPELQSLVSEVAGEVRGIDRVVPAADFGASEDATFLMERVQKDGGLATYMIVGTDHPTSHHTPTFDVDERSLEHGVDVLVGSIRELERRHPVARTEAATDPVADAGEGGE
- the ilvA gene encoding threonine ammonia-lyase; translated protein: MSGNRSTSGPLVTRADVETARERIDDVVHRTPLDTSRTFADLSGAASVGLKLENVQRTGSFKIRGAYNTMAQLSDAEREAGVIASSAGNHAQGVALAGQLLGIETTIVVPEVTPAAKIEATRGYGAEVVVEGDIYERSYEYAVERADETGETFVHPFDDAAIVAGQGTIGLELLEQYPDLDTVLVAIGGGGLIAGIGTVLKAHDPDIRVIGVQPEGAAHAKPSLEAGEIRQLEAVDTVAEGIADTRMLETTFEIAREVVDDVVSVSDREIAAAVALLAERAKTVAESAGAAPLAAALSDEAARDLEGEHVGVVVSGGNVNLTEHAELTRTGLHELERYADARLAVEGWPTTVGEVAETVESEGAELDVLERARRTSVDEPNRVPMTIGLEGSGRGHLEGVLESLDALEGVSVLERSLE